One genomic window of Leptospira paudalimensis includes the following:
- the hemH gene encoding ferrochelatase has protein sequence MTTNHDKTLILVNLGGPRTSSEIEVFLRDLFSDPFVFDLPLPEFLRIRLARFIAKKRAPKVQRTYESMGFGGGSPLVSETEKQAKVLELILNQQTNVKWMVKVSMTCGFPNIREDEFTKPDENTLYLPLYPQFSRSTVLSTLAILESKFGECPVGSGGYIPHFGLVPKFHQITARFIFEFFTNQLESNEFLHYPKETPNCDWKDLEIIFSAHGVPMRLIHKGDRYMEEVEVSVQRISEELRKFGFRGNVHVSYQSKVGPAKWTEPNTIQMITKLSKEGKHIAVYPISFVSDHLETLEEIGEQFKELTLENGGNSFVRIPAFGTYKPFMEYLAERVLLADTKVNECICKKNGGESLKHCRFKN, from the coding sequence ATGACAACTAATCATGATAAAACTTTGATCCTTGTGAATTTAGGAGGACCTCGAACTTCCTCTGAAATTGAAGTATTTTTAAGAGATTTATTTTCAGATCCATTTGTGTTTGATTTACCATTACCTGAATTTTTACGCATTCGATTGGCAAGGTTCATCGCAAAAAAACGAGCTCCCAAAGTACAACGAACTTATGAATCTATGGGTTTTGGTGGCGGTTCTCCTCTTGTTTCTGAAACAGAAAAACAAGCTAAGGTTTTGGAGTTAATTCTTAACCAACAAACGAATGTAAAATGGATGGTAAAAGTTTCCATGACGTGTGGATTTCCTAATATTAGAGAGGATGAGTTTACCAAACCGGATGAGAATACTTTGTATTTACCACTATATCCTCAATTCTCTAGGTCTACCGTATTATCGACACTGGCAATTTTAGAATCAAAGTTTGGTGAATGTCCTGTTGGCAGTGGTGGTTATATCCCACATTTTGGTTTGGTACCAAAGTTTCACCAAATTACAGCTAGGTTTATTTTTGAGTTTTTTACAAACCAATTAGAATCGAATGAATTTTTACATTACCCTAAAGAAACTCCGAATTGTGATTGGAAAGACTTAGAAATTATTTTTTCTGCACACGGTGTTCCTATGCGACTCATTCACAAGGGTGATCGTTATATGGAAGAAGTAGAAGTTTCAGTCCAAAGAATTTCTGAGGAATTAAGAAAATTTGGTTTTAGAGGTAATGTACATGTATCTTACCAAAGTAAAGTTGGACCTGCCAAATGGACTGAACCAAACACAATTCAAATGATCACGAAACTTTCCAAAGAAGGTAAACACATTGCCGTGTATCCAATTAGTTTTGTGAGTGATCATCTGGAAACTTTAGAAGAAATTGGCGAACAGTTTAAAGAACTGACTTTGGAAAATGGTGGAAATTCATTTGTTAGAATTCCTGCATTTGGTACTTACAAACCATTTATGGAATATTTAGCAGAACGAGTATTACTTGCCGATACAAAGGTAAATGAATGTATTTGTAAAAAAAATGGAGGAGAATCGTTAAAACATTGTCGATTCAAAAATTGA
- the topA gene encoding type I DNA topoisomerase, translating into MNSYLGKDWLVVATKGHIKDLPPKSYGVDISNSFEPEYEWLKGKKNLFASIVTQAKKCSKIYIASDPDREGEIIAKHCFDELAKLKKPIYRLRLKEITKVELNIQLEKQTGLDQGEIESQIARRVIDRIFGFEVSPDLWKQLKIPTLSAGRVQSTVLHWICDREKEIQNFSKQTYFLLKLQGTLNKQSSELKYQTKEKLNQEDVNAIVKELGMISEPSKLKELILSNIKVKQFIRKPPKAFSTASLLEASFRSLKFDSKKTMRIAQSLFEGKKLQSGETVGLITYMRSDSTRVSDSKRQLGENYLKKHFPKLLLEVSGKQSKQKKFSQDAHEAVIPINPNLTPQQIRNYLTIDEWKLYQLIWERFLVSLMKPESGEEVVYEFPIGKHLFTHSFERIFDGGFKNFPDPMMDKKKSTLDAKIGDIFFYESFTTIEKETEPPERYTQGKLIQKMEDTGVGRPSTYANILETLKLRKYIVEYQKNIGPSALGMKVDGYLDLNFHDLIGESFTKDLEQELDQITGNKNSRVELISAFYVKLKQILKSPRKKFETFVSELETNKTNEKSVSESSGIKSNPNSKKNKNQHLTKEKSLNLTEKKVCPKCSDGTIKTKLGKNGKTIYFCSRYPHCDYITYDN; encoded by the coding sequence ATCAATTCTTATTTAGGTAAGGATTGGTTAGTTGTTGCAACAAAAGGGCACATCAAAGACCTTCCACCCAAATCGTATGGGGTGGACATCTCCAATTCTTTTGAACCTGAGTATGAATGGCTCAAAGGGAAAAAAAACCTCTTTGCCTCCATCGTTACACAAGCCAAAAAATGTTCCAAAATTTATATAGCAAGTGATCCAGACAGGGAAGGTGAGATTATCGCCAAACATTGTTTTGATGAATTGGCAAAATTAAAAAAACCAATCTACCGATTGCGTTTAAAAGAAATCACAAAAGTTGAATTAAACATCCAATTAGAGAAACAAACTGGACTCGACCAAGGAGAAATTGAATCTCAAATTGCAAGAAGAGTGATCGACCGAATTTTTGGTTTTGAAGTTTCTCCTGATTTATGGAAACAATTAAAAATACCAACATTATCAGCAGGAAGAGTTCAATCTACCGTTTTGCATTGGATATGTGATAGAGAAAAAGAAATACAAAACTTCTCAAAACAAACTTACTTTTTACTCAAACTTCAAGGAACTCTGAATAAACAAAGTTCCGAACTCAAATACCAGACAAAAGAAAAACTGAATCAAGAAGATGTAAATGCGATCGTAAAGGAACTCGGGATGATTTCCGAACCTTCTAAGTTGAAGGAACTTATTTTATCGAATATCAAAGTAAAACAATTCATTCGGAAACCTCCAAAAGCTTTCTCCACTGCTAGTTTACTTGAAGCGAGTTTTCGCTCTTTAAAATTTGATTCAAAAAAAACAATGAGAATTGCACAAAGTTTATTTGAAGGTAAAAAATTACAATCGGGAGAAACGGTTGGTCTGATTACCTACATGAGATCTGATAGCACTCGTGTTTCAGATTCAAAACGTCAGTTAGGTGAAAATTATCTAAAAAAACACTTCCCAAAACTTCTGTTAGAAGTGAGTGGAAAACAGTCCAAACAAAAAAAATTCTCACAAGACGCTCATGAAGCAGTCATCCCCATTAATCCCAATCTAACACCCCAGCAAATTCGAAATTATTTAACAATAGATGAATGGAAACTTTACCAATTGATATGGGAACGATTTTTGGTCTCTCTGATGAAACCAGAATCAGGTGAAGAAGTTGTGTATGAATTCCCAATCGGAAAACATCTATTCACTCATTCATTTGAAAGAATTTTTGATGGTGGTTTCAAAAACTTTCCGGATCCAATGATGGATAAAAAGAAAAGTACATTGGATGCAAAAATAGGAGATATTTTTTTCTACGAATCGTTTACGACTATAGAAAAGGAAACAGAACCACCGGAACGATATACCCAAGGTAAATTGATCCAAAAAATGGAAGATACGGGAGTGGGTCGTCCCTCCACTTACGCAAACATTCTTGAAACATTAAAACTAAGAAAGTACATTGTTGAGTACCAAAAAAACATAGGTCCTTCTGCTCTGGGAATGAAAGTGGATGGTTATTTGGATTTAAACTTTCATGATCTAATTGGTGAGTCATTTACAAAGGACTTAGAACAAGAATTGGACCAAATCACTGGGAACAAAAATTCAAGGGTGGAATTAATTTCAGCATTTTATGTGAAGTTAAAACAAATTTTAAAATCACCTAGGAAAAAATTTGAAACGTTTGTTTCTGAGTTGGAAACAAACAAAACGAATGAAAAATCTGTTTCTGAAAGTTCGGGGATCAAATCAAATCCTAACTCGAAAAAAAATAAGAACCAACATCTAACGAAGGAAAAGAGTCTAAATCTTACAGAGAAAAAAGTTTGCCCAAAATGTTCTGATGGGACCATCAAAACCAAATTAGGGAAAAATGGAAAAACCATTTATTTTTGTTCTCGTTACCCACACTGTGACTACATCACCTATGACAACTAA